A single genomic interval of Lathyrus oleraceus cultivar Zhongwan6 chromosome 7, CAAS_Psat_ZW6_1.0, whole genome shotgun sequence harbors:
- the LOC127105567 gene encoding probable glutathione peroxidase 8, giving the protein MTTETSKNPKSVYDFTLKDGKGNDVDLATYKGKVLLIVNVASKCGMTNSNYVELNQLYDKYKHKGFEILAFPSNQFGEEEPGTNDQILDFVCTRFKSEFPIFDKIEVNGENSAPLYKFLKSGKWGIFGDDIQWNFAKFLVDKDGQVVDRYYPTTSPLSLERDISKLLGVE; this is encoded by the exons ATGACAACCGAAACCAGCAAGAACCCAAAATCCGTCTACGATTTCACTCTCAAG GATGGTAAAGGAAATGATGTAGATCTTGCTACATACAAAGGAAAAGTCCTTCTCATTGTTAACGTTGCTTCCAAATG TGGCATGACCAACTCAAATTATGTGGAGTTGAATCAACTATATGACAAGTACAAACACAAAG GGTTTGAGATTCTGGCGTTTCCTAGTAATCAATTTGGTGAGGAAGAACCCGGAACCAATGATCAAATATTGGACTTCGTCTGCACTCGCTTCAAATCAGAATTCCCCATCTTTGATAAG ATTGAAGTGAATGGAGAGAACTCTGCTCCTCTGTATAAATTCTTAAAGTCGGGTAAATGGGGAATTTTCGGGGATGATATTCAGTGGAACTTTGCAAAGTTTCTAGTTGACAAGGATGGCCAAGTGGTGGATCGATATTATCCCACAACCTCTCCTCTTAGCCTTGAG AGAGACATCTCTAAACTACTTGGGGTTGAATGA